One Citrobacter amalonaticus genomic window carries:
- the barA gene encoding two-component sensor histidine kinase BarA: MTNYSLRARMMILILAPTVLIGLLLSIFFVVHRYHDLQRQLEDAGASIIEPLAVSTEYGMNLQNRESIGQLISVLHRRHSEIVRAISVYDENNHLFVTSNFNLNPSEMQLPPGSPFPRRLSVERHGDILILRTPIISESYSLDESPATDAKNAGNMLGYVALELDLKSVRLQQYKEIFISSVMMLFCIGIALIFGWRLMRDVTGPIRNMVNTVDRIRRGQLDSRVEGFMLGELDVLKNGINSMAMSLAAYHEEMQHNIDQATSDLRETLEQMEIQNVELDLAKKRAQEAARIKSEFLANMSHELRTPLNGVIGFTRLTLKTELNTTQRDHLNTIERSANNLLAIINDVLDFSKLEAGKLILESIPFALRNTLDEVVTLLAHSSHDKGLELTLNIKNDVPDNVIGDPLRLQQVITNLVGNAIKFTESGNIDILVEKRSLSNTKVQIEVQIRDTGIGIPERDQSRLFQAFRQADASISRRHGGTGLGLVITQKLVNEMGGDISFHSQPNRGSTFWFHINLDLNPNVIKDGPATTCLAGKRIAYIEPNAAAAQCTLDILSETPLEVVYSPTFSALAVEHYDFMLLGVAVTFKEPLTMQHERLIQATQMAEFLMLALPCHAQVNAEKLKQDGVASCLLKPLTSTRLLPALVDLCRQNPHENALVSDESKIAMTVMAVDDNPANLKLIGALLDDLVQHVELCDSGQQAVDRAKQMQFDLILMDIQMPDMDGIRACELIHQLPHQQQTPVIAVTAHAMAGQKEKLLSAGMNDYLAKPIEEEKLFNLLQRYKPGASTPTRQLSAEPIEPVFNPNATLDWQLALRQAAGKPDLARDMLQMLIDFLPEVRNKIEEQLVGENPQGLIDLIHKLHGSCGYSGVPRMKSLCQLLESQLREGTPEEDLEPEFLELLDEMDNVAREARKWLL; the protein is encoded by the coding sequence ATGACCAACTACAGCCTGCGCGCTCGCATGATGATTCTGATCCTGGCCCCGACCGTACTTATCGGTTTACTGCTCAGTATCTTTTTCGTTGTGCATCGCTACCACGACTTGCAGCGTCAACTGGAAGATGCCGGTGCCAGTATCATCGAGCCTCTCGCGGTCTCTACCGAATACGGTATGAACCTGCAAAACCGCGAATCCATCGGCCAGCTCATCAGCGTTTTGCATCGCCGCCACTCAGAGATTGTGCGGGCGATTTCGGTCTACGACGAGAATAATCACCTCTTCGTCACCTCGAATTTCAATCTCAATCCGTCGGAAATGCAGCTGCCTCCGGGCTCACCGTTTCCACGCCGACTGAGCGTTGAGCGTCATGGCGATATTTTAATCCTGCGCACGCCGATCATTTCCGAAAGCTATTCGCTTGATGAATCCCCGGCTACTGACGCGAAAAACGCGGGTAATATGTTGGGATATGTGGCGCTTGAGCTAGATCTCAAGTCGGTCCGCTTACAACAGTATAAAGAAATCTTCATTTCTTCCGTCATGATGCTGTTTTGTATAGGCATTGCGCTGATCTTTGGCTGGCGTCTGATGCGCGATGTGACAGGGCCGATTCGTAACATGGTCAATACGGTTGACCGCATCCGCCGGGGGCAACTCGACAGCCGCGTTGAGGGCTTTATGCTCGGCGAGCTGGATGTGTTGAAAAACGGCATTAACTCGATGGCCATGTCGCTCGCTGCCTATCACGAAGAGATGCAGCACAATATCGATCAGGCGACCTCCGATTTGCGTGAAACGCTCGAGCAGATGGAGATCCAGAACGTCGAGCTGGACCTGGCGAAAAAACGTGCGCAGGAAGCCGCGCGCATCAAGTCTGAGTTTTTGGCCAACATGTCCCATGAGCTGCGCACCCCGCTGAACGGCGTGATCGGCTTTACGCGCCTGACGCTGAAAACCGAGCTGAATACCACCCAGCGCGACCACCTGAATACCATCGAGCGTTCGGCAAATAACCTGCTGGCAATCATCAACGACGTTCTCGATTTCTCTAAGCTGGAAGCGGGTAAACTTATTCTCGAAAGCATTCCCTTTGCACTTCGCAATACGCTTGATGAAGTGGTGACGCTGCTGGCGCATTCGTCGCACGACAAGGGGCTGGAGCTGACGCTCAATATTAAGAATGACGTACCGGATAACGTGATTGGCGACCCGCTGCGTTTACAGCAGGTCATCACCAATCTGGTCGGCAACGCGATTAAATTCACCGAGAGCGGCAACATCGACATTCTGGTGGAAAAGCGCTCGCTGAGTAACACCAAAGTGCAGATCGAAGTGCAGATCCGCGATACCGGCATCGGCATCCCCGAACGCGACCAGTCGCGCCTGTTCCAGGCTTTCCGTCAGGCCGATGCCAGTATTTCCCGTCGTCACGGCGGCACCGGGCTGGGGCTGGTGATCACACAGAAACTGGTTAACGAGATGGGCGGCGATATCTCCTTCCACAGCCAGCCGAATCGCGGCTCAACCTTCTGGTTCCATATCAATCTCGATCTGAATCCGAATGTGATTAAGGATGGCCCGGCCACCACGTGTCTGGCAGGTAAACGTATTGCCTACATTGAGCCAAATGCCGCTGCCGCACAGTGTACGCTGGACATTCTCAGCGAAACGCCGCTGGAGGTGGTTTATAGCCCAACGTTTTCCGCACTGGCCGTTGAGCACTACGACTTTATGCTGCTTGGCGTTGCCGTCACCTTCAAAGAGCCGCTGACAATGCAGCACGAACGGCTGATTCAGGCGACCCAAATGGCCGAATTCCTGATGCTGGCGCTGCCGTGCCACGCTCAGGTAAATGCCGAGAAACTCAAACAGGACGGCGTGGCCAGCTGTCTGCTAAAACCCCTGACCTCCACGCGTCTGCTGCCAGCACTGGTGGATTTGTGTCGTCAGAACCCCCACGAAAACGCGCTGGTCTCAGACGAGAGCAAAATTGCTATGACGGTTATGGCGGTTGATGATAATCCAGCCAACCTGAAGCTGATCGGCGCACTGCTGGACGATCTGGTTCAACACGTTGAACTGTGCGATAGCGGCCAACAGGCGGTCGATCGCGCGAAGCAGATGCAGTTTGATCTGATCCTGATGGATATTCAGATGCCGGACATGGATGGCATTCGGGCCTGCGAACTGATCCACCAGCTTCCTCATCAACAGCAAACCCCGGTGATCGCCGTCACCGCGCACGCGATGGCTGGCCAGAAAGAGAAATTGCTGAGTGCCGGAATGAATGATTATCTGGCAAAACCGATCGAAGAAGAAAAGCTGTTTAACCTGCTGCAACGCTACAAACCCGGCGCAAGTACCCCGACGCGCCAGCTTAGCGCTGAACCGATCGAACCGGTTTTCAACCCGAATGCCACGCTGGACTGGCAACTGGCGCTGCGTCAGGCCGCCGGAAAACCCGATCTGGCACGCGATATGCTGCAAATGCTGATCGATTTCTTGCCGGAAGTGCGTAATAAAATCGAAGAGCAACTGGTGGGGGAAAATCCGCAAGGCTTAATCGATTTGATTCATAAGCTGCATGGCAGTTGCGGTTATAGCGGCGTACCGCGCATGAAGAGTTTGTGTCAGTTACTGGAAAGCCAGCTACGCGAAGGGACGCCAGAAGAAGATCTGGAGCCCGAGTTTCTGGAACTGCTGGACGAGATGGATAACGTGGCGCGTGAAGCGCGAAAATGGCTGTTATAG
- a CDS encoding glycerate kinase — protein MKIVIAPDSYKESLSALEVANAIEQGFREIWPDADYVKLPVADGGEGTVEAMVAATAGRIVDVDVTGPLGEPVTAFFGLSGDERTAFIEMAAASGLEQVPVALRDPLKTTSWGTGELIRHALDAGVDHIIIGLGGSATNDGGAGMVQALGAKLLDARQNEIGKGGAALDALARIDISQLDPRLAACRIEVACDVTNPLTGKEGASAVFGPQKGATAETIDRLDTALVHYAQIIARDLEVDVLELAGGGAAGGMGAALYAFCGAQLRRGIEIVTDALQLDACVADADLVVTGEGRMDSQTIHGKVPVGVAKVAKRYHKPVIGIAGSLTADVGIVHEHGLDAVFSVIYTICTLDDALKNAAENVRMTARNVAATLKMGQTLR, from the coding sequence ATGAAAATAGTGATCGCACCGGACTCGTATAAGGAAAGTTTGAGTGCTCTCGAGGTGGCGAACGCCATTGAGCAAGGTTTTCGTGAAATCTGGCCCGATGCGGATTACGTAAAACTTCCGGTTGCTGATGGCGGTGAAGGAACGGTTGAAGCCATGGTGGCGGCGACGGCGGGACGCATTGTTGATGTCGACGTCACGGGGCCTCTGGGGGAACCCGTCACCGCGTTTTTCGGCTTATCCGGCGACGAGCGCACGGCCTTCATTGAGATGGCGGCAGCCAGCGGCCTGGAGCAGGTGCCTGTCGCGTTACGCGATCCATTAAAGACAACCTCCTGGGGAACCGGGGAGTTGATTCGTCATGCGCTGGATGCTGGCGTAGATCATATTATTATCGGGCTCGGCGGCAGTGCGACCAACGACGGCGGTGCGGGCATGGTGCAGGCGTTGGGGGCAAAATTGCTCGATGCCCGGCAGAATGAAATTGGTAAAGGCGGAGCGGCGCTCGATGCGCTTGCACGGATCGATATCAGCCAGTTGGATCCGCGTCTTGCCGCATGCCGTATCGAAGTCGCGTGTGATGTGACTAACCCGTTGACCGGTAAAGAGGGGGCGTCAGCGGTGTTTGGCCCACAGAAAGGGGCGACGGCAGAGACGATCGACCGTCTGGATACGGCGCTGGTGCATTATGCGCAGATTATCGCCCGCGATCTGGAGGTGGATGTCCTTGAACTGGCTGGCGGCGGTGCGGCAGGCGGTATGGGCGCAGCGCTTTACGCGTTTTGCGGTGCGCAACTGCGACGCGGAATTGAGATAGTCACCGATGCGCTACAGCTGGATGCGTGCGTTGCCGATGCCGATCTGGTGGTGACCGGCGAAGGGCGCATGGATAGCCAGACGATCCACGGTAAAGTCCCGGTAGGGGTGGCGAAGGTGGCAAAGCGCTACCACAAACCGGTGATCGGCATTGCCGGTAGCCTGACGGCCGATGTTGGCATTGTCCATGAACATGGACTGGATGCCGTCTTTAGCGTGATTTATACCATCTGTACGCTGGACGATGCGTTGAAGAACGCCGCAGAGAACGTGCGCATGACCGCGCGCAACGTCGCGGCGACGCTCAAAATGGGGCAGACGCTACGCTGA
- the gudD gene encoding glucarate dehydratase — protein sequence MNAQFTTPVVTAMQVIPVAGHDSMLMNLSGAHAPFFTRNIVIIKDNSGHTGVGEIPGGEKIRKTLEDAIPLVVGKRLGEYKNVLNAVRNTFADRDSGGRGLQTFDLRTTIHVVTGIEAALLDLLGQHLGVNVASLLGDGQQRSEVEMLGYLFFVGNRKATPLPYQSQPDEQCDWYRLRHEEAMTPDAVVRLAEAAYEKYGFNDFKLKGGVLAGEEEAESIVALAKRFPQARVTLDPNGAWSLNEAIQIGKYLKGSLAYAEDPCGAEQGFSGREVMAEFRRATGLPTATNMIATDWRQMGHTLSLQSVDIPLADPHFWTMQGSVRVAQMCHEFGLTWGSHSNNHFDVSLAMFTHVAAAAPGKITAIDTHWIWQEGNQRLTKEPFEIKGGMVQVPAKPGLGVELDMDQVMKAHELYQKHGLGARDDAMGMQYLIPNWTFDNKRPCMVR from the coding sequence ATGAACGCACAATTTACTACTCCTGTTGTTACGGCAATGCAGGTTATTCCGGTTGCGGGCCACGACAGTATGCTGATGAACCTGAGCGGTGCGCATGCCCCGTTCTTCACGCGTAATATTGTGATTATCAAAGATAATTCAGGTCATACTGGCGTAGGTGAAATCCCTGGTGGCGAAAAAATCCGTAAGACGCTGGAAGACGCGATCCCACTGGTGGTGGGTAAACGGCTTGGCGAGTACAAAAACGTGCTGAATGCGGTGCGCAATACCTTTGCCGATCGTGACTCAGGCGGCCGTGGCCTGCAAACGTTCGACCTGCGTACCACCATCCACGTGGTCACCGGGATTGAAGCTGCGCTGCTGGATCTGCTGGGACAGCATCTGGGCGTTAACGTGGCGTCCCTGCTGGGCGATGGTCAACAGCGTAGCGAAGTAGAAATGCTCGGCTATCTGTTCTTCGTCGGTAACCGCAAAGCCACACCGCTGCCGTATCAGAGCCAACCGGATGAGCAATGCGACTGGTATCGTCTGCGTCATGAAGAAGCGATGACGCCCGACGCAGTCGTCCGTCTGGCAGAAGCAGCGTATGAAAAATATGGTTTCAACGATTTCAAACTGAAAGGCGGTGTGCTGGCAGGGGAAGAGGAGGCGGAGTCAATTGTGGCGCTGGCAAAACGCTTCCCACAGGCGCGCGTCACGTTGGATCCTAATGGTGCCTGGTCACTGAATGAAGCGATCCAAATCGGTAAATACCTGAAAGGTTCGCTGGCCTACGCGGAAGATCCGTGTGGCGCCGAGCAGGGCTTCTCGGGCCGTGAGGTGATGGCGGAGTTCCGTCGCGCCACCGGTCTGCCGACCGCGACCAATATGATCGCCACCGACTGGCGTCAGATGGGCCATACGCTGTCACTACAATCGGTGGATATCCCGCTGGCTGACCCGCACTTCTGGACGATGCAGGGCTCTGTGCGCGTCGCGCAGATGTGCCATGAGTTCGGTCTGACCTGGGGTTCACACTCCAACAACCACTTTGACGTTTCGTTGGCGATGTTCACCCATGTGGCCGCGGCGGCGCCGGGCAAGATCACGGCGATCGACACTCACTGGATCTGGCAGGAAGGCAACCAGCGCCTGACCAAAGAGCCGTTTGAAATTAAAGGCGGTATGGTGCAGGTACCGGCGAAACCGGGTCTGGGCGTTGAACTGGATATGGACCAGGTGATGAAAGCCCACGAGCTGTATCAAAAGCATGGGCTGGGCGCACGTGATGATGCGATGGGGATGCAGTATTTGATCCCGAACTGGACGTTCGATAACAAACGTCCGTGCATGGTTCGTTAA
- a CDS encoding enolase C-terminal domain-like protein yields MTTQSSPVITDMKVIPVAGHDSMLLNIGGAHNAYFTRNIVVLTDNAGNTGVGEAPGGEVIYQTLVDAIPMVLGQEVARMNNVVQQVHKGNQAADFDTFGKGAWTFELRVNAVAALEAALLDLLGKALNVPVCELLGPGKQRDAVTVLGYLFYVGDRTKTDLPYLETTPGNHDWYHLRHQEALNSDAVVRLAEASQDRYGFKDFKLKGGVLPGEQEIDTARALKKRFPDARITVDPNGAWLLDEAIALCKGLNDVLTYAEDPCGAEQGFSGREVMAEFRRATGLPVATNMIATNWREMGHAVMLNAVDIPLADPHFWTLSGAVRVAQLCDDWGLTWGCHSNNHFDISLAMFTHVGAAAPGKPTAIDTHWIWQEGDCRLTKNPLEIKNGKIAVPHAPGLGVELDWDQVQKAHDAYKKLPGGARNDAGPMQYLIPGWTFDRKRPVFGRH; encoded by the coding sequence ATGACGACACAATCCAGCCCCGTAATCACGGACATGAAGGTCATTCCGGTCGCCGGACATGACAGTATGCTCCTCAATATTGGCGGCGCGCATAACGCGTACTTTACCCGCAACATCGTGGTCCTCACTGACAACGCCGGCAACACCGGCGTCGGTGAAGCGCCGGGCGGAGAGGTTATCTACCAGACGTTGGTTGATGCCATCCCGATGGTGCTTGGTCAGGAAGTGGCCCGGATGAACAATGTGGTTCAGCAGGTACACAAAGGCAATCAGGCCGCTGACTTTGATACCTTTGGCAAAGGCGCGTGGACTTTCGAACTGCGCGTCAATGCGGTGGCCGCGCTGGAAGCCGCACTGCTTGATCTGCTGGGCAAGGCGCTCAACGTGCCGGTCTGCGAACTGTTGGGGCCAGGCAAGCAGCGCGATGCGGTGACTGTGCTCGGTTATCTCTTCTACGTTGGCGATCGCACGAAAACCGATCTTCCTTATCTGGAGACCACGCCGGGCAATCACGACTGGTATCACCTGCGCCATCAGGAAGCGTTGAACAGTGACGCCGTGGTGCGTCTGGCGGAAGCCTCGCAGGATCGCTACGGTTTTAAAGATTTCAAACTCAAAGGCGGCGTGCTGCCAGGCGAGCAAGAGATCGATACCGCTCGCGCGCTGAAAAAGCGTTTCCCGGATGCGCGTATTACCGTTGATCCCAACGGCGCCTGGCTGCTTGATGAGGCGATCGCGCTGTGCAAAGGGTTGAACGATGTGCTCACCTATGCAGAAGATCCGTGTGGCGCCGAGCAGGGTTTCTCTGGTCGCGAAGTGATGGCAGAGTTCCGTCGCGCCACGGGGTTGCCGGTGGCGACGAACATGATCGCCACTAACTGGCGCGAAATGGGTCATGCCGTGATGCTGAATGCCGTCGATATCCCGCTTGCCGATCCGCATTTCTGGACGCTTTCCGGTGCGGTACGTGTGGCACAGCTGTGCGACGACTGGGGGCTGACCTGGGGCTGCCACTCTAACAACCACTTTGATATTTCACTGGCGATGTTTACCCACGTTGGCGCGGCAGCGCCGGGTAAACCGACCGCCATCGACACGCACTGGATCTGGCAGGAGGGCGATTGCCGCCTGACGAAAAATCCTCTTGAGATTAAAAACGGAAAAATTGCTGTTCCCCACGCGCCTGGACTGGGTGTTGAACTGGATTGGGATCAGGTGCAGAAGGCGCATGACGCTTACAAAAAACTGCCAGGCGGCGCGCGAAATGACGCCGGTCCTATGCAGTACCTGATCCCCGGCTGGACTTTTGACCGTAAACGTCCCGTTTTCGGCCGTCACTGA
- the gudP gene encoding galactarate/glucarate/glycerate transporter GudP, whose product MSSLSQAASGAEKRTNARYWIVVMLFIVTSFNYGDRATLSIAGSEMAKDIGLDPVGMGYVFSAFSWAYVIGQIPGGWLLDRFGSKRVYFWSIFIWSMFTLLQGFVDIFSGFGIIVALFTLRFLVGLAEAPSFPGNSRIVAAWFPAQERGTAVAIFNSAQYFATVIFAPIMGWLTHEVGWSHVFFFMGGLGIVISFIWLKVIHEPNQHPGVNKKELEYIAEGGALINMDQKDTKAKVPFSVKWGQIKQLLGSRMMIGVYIGQYCINALTYFFITWFPVYLVQARGMSILKAGFVASVPAVCGFIGGVLGGIISDWLMRRTGSLNIARKTPIVMGMLLSMVMVFCNYVNVEWMIIGFMALAFFGKGIGALGWAVMADTAPKEISGLSGGLFNMFGNISGIVTPIAIGYIVGTTGSFNGALIYVGVHALIAVLSYLVLVGDIKRIELKPVAGQLS is encoded by the coding sequence ATGAGTTCATTAAGTCAGGCTGCGAGCGGTGCGGAAAAACGCACCAATGCCCGCTACTGGATAGTGGTGATGTTGTTTATCGTCACCTCCTTCAACTATGGCGACCGCGCCACCTTATCCATTGCCGGTTCGGAGATGGCCAAAGATATTGGTCTGGATCCGGTCGGTATGGGTTACGTTTTCTCTGCGTTCTCATGGGCCTACGTCATCGGGCAGATCCCGGGCGGCTGGCTGCTGGACCGTTTTGGTTCCAAACGCGTTTACTTCTGGTCCATCTTCATCTGGTCCATGTTTACCCTGTTACAGGGCTTCGTCGATATCTTCAGCGGATTTGGCATTATCGTCGCGCTGTTTACCTTGCGCTTCCTCGTCGGTCTGGCGGAAGCGCCATCCTTCCCCGGCAACAGTCGCATCGTCGCGGCCTGGTTCCCGGCACAGGAGAGGGGAACGGCGGTCGCAATCTTTAACTCTGCGCAGTACTTTGCCACCGTTATTTTTGCCCCAATCATGGGCTGGCTGACACACGAAGTGGGTTGGTCGCATGTGTTCTTCTTTATGGGCGGTCTCGGGATTGTCATCAGCTTCATCTGGCTGAAAGTGATCCACGAACCAAACCAACATCCGGGCGTGAACAAGAAAGAGCTGGAATACATTGCAGAAGGCGGTGCGCTGATCAACATGGATCAGAAAGACACCAAAGCCAAAGTGCCGTTTAGCGTGAAGTGGGGGCAGATCAAGCAGTTGCTGGGCTCCCGTATGATGATCGGCGTGTATATCGGCCAGTACTGTATTAACGCGCTGACCTACTTCTTTATCACCTGGTTCCCGGTTTATCTGGTGCAGGCTCGGGGTATGTCGATCCTGAAAGCAGGCTTTGTGGCCTCGGTGCCGGCCGTGTGCGGATTTATCGGCGGGGTGCTGGGCGGCATTATCTCCGACTGGCTGATGCGTCGGACCGGCTCACTGAACATTGCGCGTAAAACGCCTATCGTGATGGGGATGCTGCTGTCGATGGTGATGGTGTTCTGTAACTACGTCAACGTCGAGTGGATGATCATTGGTTTCATGGCGCTGGCGTTCTTTGGTAAGGGCATCGGTGCACTGGGCTGGGCGGTGATGGCTGATACCGCGCCGAAAGAGATCAGCGGCCTGAGCGGCGGTCTGTTCAACATGTTCGGCAACATCTCCGGCATCGTGACCCCCATTGCGATTGGCTACATCGTTGGCACGACCGGCTCCTTCAACGGCGCACTGATTTATGTGGGCGTGCATGCGTTGATCGCGGTACTGAGCTACCTGGTGCTGGTGGGGGATATTAAACGTATCGAACTGAAACCGGTCGCAGGACAACTATCATGA
- a CDS encoding flavodoxin, which translates to MAEIGIFVGTMYGNALLVAEEAEAILTAQGHKATVFEDPELTDWQEYQDKIALVVTSTTGQGDLPDSIVPLFQGIKDQLGFQPNLRYGVIALGDSSYVNFCNGGKQFDALLQEQSAQRVGEMLLIDASEHPEPESESNPWVEHWGTLLP; encoded by the coding sequence ATGGCGGAAATCGGGATTTTTGTCGGGACAATGTATGGTAACGCGCTGCTGGTGGCCGAAGAGGCCGAAGCGATCCTGACGGCCCAGGGGCACAAAGCAACCGTTTTTGAAGATCCTGAACTGACGGACTGGCAGGAATATCAGGACAAAATCGCGCTGGTGGTCACCTCCACGACCGGGCAAGGCGATTTACCTGACAGCATTGTGCCGCTGTTTCAGGGGATCAAAGACCAACTGGGTTTCCAGCCTAATCTGCGTTACGGCGTGATTGCGTTGGGCGACAGCAGCTACGTTAATTTCTGCAACGGCGGTAAACAGTTTGATGCCCTGTTACAGGAGCAAAGCGCACAGCGCGTGGGGGAAATGTTGCTGATTGATGCCAGTGAGCACCCGGAACCCGAAAGCGAATCCAATCCCTGGGTTGAACATTGGGGCACGCTCTTACCCTGA